Genomic window (Drosophila willistoni isolate 14030-0811.24 chromosome 2L unlocalized genomic scaffold, UCI_dwil_1.1 Seg196, whole genome shotgun sequence):
TGACAAAGTGTAACATCTTTCAAACTAGTCAGATAAATTTGTGTGTAAATAACTTactgaaaaaatgttttttaaaaatacataatatGTATTACATATATTGTTTACTTTAGTTAATGTTCAATCCCAAACGTGTTTTTTATCCTAATACTGTTTTGCAATCCTTAGATCTTTGTATTATTAACAATAATCCAATACAAATACGAGGATTAAAAAAAACcgcaaaatttatttaaactaaaataaagAGCTTTCTTCAATGCTTTCTTTCAATGcgaatgaaaatatttaaagggGTCCAGATATTCTAAATTTGTTAAAACTAATATGCCATCAAGGCTTAcaggtacatatgtatgtatgtgtatagcTGTATTCAATTGGCCGAAAGGATTTCAACAAATTCAAGTAGTTTCCAATTTATCCAAGCAAGACAAACATATTTGCTTTTTAAAGCTTTACAAAAAATCATATTCTTGTAGTAGGTACCCAATAAATCTAGATAAGGGCATGATACAatcatttcgttttgtttttgaaggGTTACCAGTTGGTCTTCTAATGCGAAATCCctttacaaataaaaaattgtttgcatcTCATAATTGTCCACTTATATTTCAAAAGCGACACTACGGTTTAAACGCATAAAtttactttgatttttttccatATTTGCAAAAGATTTTCTATTTGGCAGGATAGCAAAAGCCTTTGTCTTTTTTCAGTGCTCGTCGCCAAATCAGAAGTTTAAAGGGTGTCTCTGCTTTTGCCGACCGGtcacacaaacaaaactatTCTGCGCAAGAGCAGACAACCCTTTGGGGAAGCTCAGCTATTGGTTTTGTTGTCTAGTCCATTGTAAATGGTTTGTTTGGCATGCTCTGAAATATATTTGCCatgtattttttaaagttaGTCAAACTATTTTTTGTATCTATAATCAAAATACTGTTAGCTGTTTACCACATTTCAAATAACAAAATAGAGGATATTGTTTTAAAGTTATGTAGCAATGTTTTAAATGAGAACTCTTAAAGTTTTGTTATCTATTAAAtattagttattttatttttaactataaTAATCTtacaattttacaaatttctataaAAGCGTACAACAACAGTAATTCTTTTTCTGACGTTTTTCTTGCGTTAAATTCATCTCCCGAACAATGGTTGCAAATACTTCATTGACGTTTATCCGATCTTTAGCTGATGCTTCAATAAATGGACACTCCCACAGATTGGCCAAAGCATTTCCTTTAATTAGAATAGAATAAGTATTTCAATAGGTTGGATTGTAAACTGAAACTTACCTTCAGCGGTGGACACCTCTCTTTGGCAAtccaaatcaaatttattcGCGACTAGTAGTATTGGTGCTGGTTGACTTCCTTTAACGCGAGTAATCACATTTTTCATACTAGAAATATCCTGTgaacaaaacaaagagaaattcatt
Coding sequences:
- the LOC6640547 gene encoding ras-related protein Rap-2c — protein: MREFKVVVLGSGGVGKSALTVQFVSGCFIEKYDPTIEDFYRKEIEVDSSPCVLEILDTAGTEQFASMRDLYIKNGHGFIVMYSLTNHQTFQDISSMKNVITRVKGSQPAPILLVANKFDLDCQREVSTAEGNALANLWECPFIEASAKDRINVNEVFATIVREMNLTQEKRQKKNYCCCTLL